From Microbacterium sp. 10M-3C3:
CACGACGTCGCCCACTCGAGCGAGGCACCGTAACCCCACGGGTCGTTGACCGTGACCCGCGGCGCCTTGCGCGCGGTGATCCACACGTTCAGCAGGAACGGGATCATCGAGGCGCCGAGGATCATCGCACCCACCGTGGACACCTGGTTCTCCCACGTGAAGTTGTCGCTTGGGGCATAGTCCGCGTACCGACGGACCATGCCCTGGACGCCCAGCCAGTGCTGGATGAGGAACGTCATGTGGAAGCCGATGAACAGCATCCAGAAGTGCACGTAGCCGAGACGCTCGTTGAGCATCCGCCCCGTCCACTTCGGCCACCAGAAGTAGAACCCGGCGAACATCGCGAACACGACCGTGCCGAACACGACGTAGTGGAAGTGCGCGACCACGAAGTACGAGTCGGACAGCTGGAAGTCCAGCGGCGGGGACGCCAGGATGACGCCGGTCAGGCCGCCGAAGACGAACGAGATGAGGAAGCCGAGGGCGAAGACCATCGGCGTCTCGAACGTGACCGAGCCGCGCCACATCGTGCCGATCCAGTTGAAGATCTTCACACCCGTCGGCACGGCGATGAGCATCGTCATGAGCGCGAAGAAGGGCAGCAGGACCGCGCCTGTCACGTACATGTGGTGCGCCCACACCGCGACCGACAGCGCGGCGATCGCGATCGTGGCGTACACGAGCGTCTTGTAGCCGAAGATCGGCTTGCGGCTGAAGACCGGGAAGATCTCCGACACGATGCCGAAGAACGGCAGCGCGATGATGTACACCTCGGGGTGGCCGAAGAACCAGAACAGGTGCTGCCACAGCAGCACGCCGCCGTGCTCGGGGTCGTAGATGTGCGAGCCGAGCACGCGGTCCGAGGCCGCCGCCAGGATCGCCGCGGCGAGCACCGGGAACGCCAGCAGGATCAGGATGCTCGTGATCAGGGTGTTCCACGTGAAGATCGGCATGCGCCACATCGTCATGCCGGGCGCGCGCATCGTGAGGATCGTCGTGATGAAGTTGACGGCGCCGAGGATCGTGCCGAAACCGCTCATGCCGAGCCCCAGCATCCACAGGTTTCCGCCCACGCCCGGCGAGAAGCTCGCGTTCGCGAGCGGCTGATAGGCGAACCACCCGAAGCCCGCCGCGCCGGCCGGGGTCAAGAAGCCCGCCACCGCGATGGTCGATCCGAACAGGAACAGCCAGAACGCGAACGCGTTCAGACGCGGGAACGCCACGTCGGGCGCCCCGATCTGCA
This genomic window contains:
- the ctaD gene encoding cytochrome c oxidase subunit I, coding for MTPTLPDKDTAASRPTTIPPRQAALLTASRVEQKGNIVVKWITSTDHKTIGYMYLIASVMFFMLGGVMALIIRAELFQPGMQIVPTKEQYNQLFTMHGTIMLLMFATPLFAGFANAILPLQIGAPDVAFPRLNAFAFWLFLFGSTIAVAGFLTPAGAAGFGWFAYQPLANASFSPGVGGNLWMLGLGMSGFGTILGAVNFITTILTMRAPGMTMWRMPIFTWNTLITSILILLAFPVLAAAILAAASDRVLGSHIYDPEHGGVLLWQHLFWFFGHPEVYIIALPFFGIVSEIFPVFSRKPIFGYKTLVYATIAIAALSVAVWAHHMYVTGAVLLPFFALMTMLIAVPTGVKIFNWIGTMWRGSVTFETPMVFALGFLISFVFGGLTGVILASPPLDFQLSDSYFVVAHFHYVVFGTVVFAMFAGFYFWWPKWTGRMLNERLGYVHFWMLFIGFHMTFLIQHWLGVQGMVRRYADYAPSDNFTWENQVSTVGAMILGASMIPFLLNVWITARKAPRVTVNDPWGYGASLEWATSCPPPRHNFTSIPRIRSERPAFDLNHPEAGLPVGVGPAKDAPDAPVVDAAQGAVK